The Saccharomonospora glauca K62 genome has a segment encoding these proteins:
- a CDS encoding potassium channel family protein, translating into MVRAWRANLREERLSELPGHALVGVVNMPTHTVSPVRAIARRVLFALLALVAVVFVVYLERDGYRDVNGDGLSLLDCFYYATVTLSTTGYGDITPVSETARLVNTVLITPLRVLFLIVLIGTTLEVLTERSRQAFRIQNWRRTVRDHVVVIGFGTKGRSAVNALLAEEDSDPSQVVVVDTDRAALDAASARGLITVHGSATRSDVLRVAGVQRARAVVVAPNRDDTAVLVTLSARELAPKARILVSVREAENVHLLKQSGADQVVVSSETAGRLLGIATRTPRVVDMVEDLLTPETGLAIAERPVEPSEEGGSPRHLSDIVLGLVRNGILYRVDAPEADSLEPGDRLLYVKKVSAGEETVS; encoded by the coding sequence ATGGTGAGGGCGTGGAGAGCCAACCTCCGCGAGGAGAGGTTGTCCGAGCTACCGGGGCACGCGTTGGTGGGCGTGGTCAACATGCCCACCCACACGGTCAGCCCGGTGCGTGCCATCGCTCGCCGGGTGCTGTTCGCACTGCTGGCCCTGGTGGCCGTGGTGTTCGTCGTCTACCTCGAACGCGACGGGTACCGCGACGTCAACGGTGACGGCCTTTCGTTGCTCGACTGCTTCTACTACGCCACCGTGACGCTGTCCACCACCGGCTACGGGGACATCACCCCGGTCAGCGAGACGGCCCGGCTGGTGAACACCGTCCTGATCACACCGCTGCGGGTGCTGTTCCTGATCGTGTTGATCGGAACGACACTGGAGGTGCTGACGGAGCGCTCGCGGCAGGCGTTTCGGATCCAGAATTGGAGGCGCACAGTGCGCGACCACGTGGTCGTCATCGGCTTCGGCACCAAGGGTCGCTCGGCGGTGAACGCGTTGCTGGCGGAGGAGGACAGCGATCCGAGCCAGGTCGTGGTGGTGGACACCGACCGCGCCGCCCTCGACGCCGCCAGCGCTCGCGGGTTGATCACGGTGCACGGCTCGGCGACACGCTCGGACGTGCTGCGGGTCGCGGGCGTGCAGCGCGCCCGCGCGGTGGTGGTCGCGCCGAACCGGGACGACACGGCCGTGCTCGTGACGCTCAGTGCCAGGGAACTCGCTCCCAAGGCGCGCATCCTCGTGTCGGTGCGGGAGGCGGAGAACGTCCACCTGCTCAAGCAGTCCGGTGCCGACCAGGTGGTGGTGTCGAGCGAGACGGCGGGTCGTCTGTTGGGCATCGCCACTCGGACCCCACGGGTGGTGGACATGGTGGAGGACCTGCTGACCCCCGAGACCGGTCTGGCGATCGCCGAACGGCCCGTGGAGCCCTCCGAGGAGGGAGGCTCACCTCGGCACCTGAGCGACATCGTGCTCGGGCTCGTGCGAAACGGCATCCTCTACCGCGTGGACGCTCCCGAGGCCGACTCCCTCGAACCCGGCGACCGGTTGCTGTACGTGAAGAAGGTGTCGGCGGGGGAGGAAACCGTGTCGTGA
- a CDS encoding neutral zinc metallopeptidase: MTQPPPWPGSSGHGHGPYVPSGYPAPPTPPHQPPRKPTRPYALAFGSGSILLVLALVLVYVVATGTESRDTQIDSAASSPIPTPAVPSSSETTSSTTSTTTSATPAAGGASATGQAGQPTKILKLADHPILQDPNAGLANRACYLPGWESTPEGAQEFFTAARECLDAAWEPFLRAYNLPFTPPRLHFPETDSFDTQCGRIDVSISTAAYYCEGDLYLPFDGLQTQQYGNAPGVYLALFAHEYGHHVQELAGIMDAAWERIYAEGRDSPAGQEMSRRKELQAQCFSGMFLGAHVDQGGSITREMYDAAWYDQETRGDDTSGTHDHGSNANYAKWWRAGAYDNRIVDCNTFAAPSEDVA, from the coding sequence ATGACACAACCGCCACCGTGGCCGGGCTCCTCGGGCCACGGTCACGGCCCGTACGTGCCCTCCGGGTATCCGGCACCCCCGACACCACCGCACCAGCCACCGCGGAAACCCACGCGGCCCTACGCGCTCGCGTTCGGCAGTGGCTCGATCCTGCTCGTCCTCGCCCTTGTGCTGGTGTACGTGGTCGCGACGGGCACCGAGTCACGCGACACGCAGATCGACTCGGCCGCCTCCTCGCCGATACCGACTCCGGCGGTGCCCAGCAGCTCGGAGACCACGTCGAGCACGACGTCCACCACCACCTCGGCGACGCCTGCGGCGGGTGGCGCGTCGGCGACGGGGCAGGCGGGTCAACCCACCAAGATCCTCAAGCTCGCCGACCACCCCATACTCCAGGACCCGAACGCCGGGCTGGCCAACCGTGCCTGCTACCTGCCCGGCTGGGAGAGCACGCCGGAGGGGGCGCAGGAGTTCTTCACCGCCGCGCGGGAGTGCCTCGACGCGGCGTGGGAGCCGTTCCTGCGCGCGTACAACCTGCCGTTCACACCCCCGAGACTGCACTTCCCGGAGACGGACAGCTTCGACACCCAGTGCGGCAGGATCGACGTCAGCATCTCCACGGCGGCGTACTACTGCGAGGGTGACCTGTACCTGCCCTTCGACGGGCTGCAGACCCAGCAGTACGGCAACGCCCCCGGCGTCTACCTCGCGTTGTTCGCGCACGAGTACGGCCATCACGTGCAGGAGCTGGCCGGGATCATGGACGCCGCCTGGGAACGCATCTACGCGGAGGGGCGCGACAGCCCCGCCGGACAGGAGATGTCGCGGCGCAAGGAGTTGCAGGCGCAGTGCTTCTCCGGGATGTTCCTCGGCGCCCACGTCGACCAGGGCGGCTCCATCACCCGCGAGATGTACGACGCCGCCTGGTACGACCAGGAGACCCGCGGCGACGACACCTCGGGCACCCATGACCACGGCAGCAACGCCAACTACGCGAAGTGGTGGCGCGCGGGTGCCTACGACAACCGCATCGTCGACTGCAACACGTTCGCGGCCCCGAGCGAGGACGTGGCCTGA
- a CDS encoding YciC family protein, with translation MSESTGWSTSRERRPGVIPLRPLLLGEILEGAVATLRRYAGVVFGSAAVVALVSAVVYYAADLWVLDATSPAPVIDADAPPEVQLEQAMEQLRSSLPQFGVLALITLVTQTFLSGLLTVVVGKAVLGRPIGVRGAWEELKPRLLPLLGLTFVVTAAVMVGTALFIVPGVWLYALLSLATPALVLERGRLGAALRRSVLLVQGAWWRVFGVLVVAVLITWALSYLIQWPFTLAIDPQAFERGYTPQELVIRELGGAVARTVTVPFSAAVTALLYIDQRIRRENLADELSRAAGRN, from the coding sequence ATGTCCGAATCCACAGGTTGGTCCACGTCGCGTGAGCGGCGGCCGGGCGTCATCCCGCTTCGCCCACTGCTTCTCGGGGAGATCCTGGAAGGTGCCGTCGCGACCTTGCGCAGGTACGCGGGCGTGGTGTTCGGCTCCGCCGCGGTGGTGGCGTTGGTGAGCGCCGTCGTCTACTACGCCGCTGACCTGTGGGTGCTCGACGCCACCAGCCCCGCTCCCGTCATCGACGCGGACGCACCGCCCGAGGTGCAGCTCGAACAGGCGATGGAGCAGCTCAGAAGCTCGCTGCCGCAGTTCGGGGTGCTGGCACTGATCACCTTGGTGACGCAGACGTTCCTGTCCGGCCTGTTGACGGTCGTGGTGGGCAAGGCCGTGCTCGGCCGGCCCATCGGCGTGCGTGGGGCGTGGGAGGAACTGAAGCCTCGGCTGCTGCCCTTGCTGGGGCTGACGTTCGTGGTGACGGCGGCGGTCATGGTGGGCACCGCGCTGTTCATCGTGCCAGGGGTGTGGCTGTACGCCCTGCTGAGCCTGGCGACACCGGCGCTGGTGCTCGAACGCGGTCGGCTCGGGGCCGCGCTGCGCCGTTCGGTGCTCCTCGTGCAGGGCGCGTGGTGGCGGGTGTTCGGGGTGCTCGTGGTCGCCGTCCTGATCACGTGGGCGTTGTCCTACCTGATCCAGTGGCCGTTCACCCTGGCGATCGACCCGCAGGCGTTCGAGCGTGGCTACACGCCGCAGGAGCTGGTGATCCGGGAACTCGGGGGTGCCGTGGCCCGCACCGTCACGGTTCCGTTCTCCGCGGCCGTGACCGCGTTGCTCTACATCGACCAGCGCATCCGGAGGGAGAACCTGGCCGACGAACTCTCCAGGGCCGCCGGGAGGAACTGA
- a CDS encoding SGNH/GDSL hydrolase family protein, whose translation MGRVGRRSRGVRRAARRAFVTGLVVVLTLGLTACVSPRATTAATTPTWCEDQSAAMILGDSHSTGYGLSDYSGGGSYAPTEAGWTSTLTRRASDEWGTITTVLAHNGATAADFRPGGRWAETAGAIGTVHDVQPALVIVALGASEFASDLPPTDFDEHYRALVEGLQQASPRTTVLLLVPPEPGARLVPDPVYPWEAYTAVIETVTADRGVELLDLGEYLPAGGTPEAEGLYLPDSTHLTEAGHRVVHAAVWTLLTARCGL comes from the coding sequence GTGGGTCGTGTGGGGCGCCGGTCACGCGGCGTACGGCGGGCAGCTCGCCGTGCGTTCGTCACCGGGCTGGTCGTGGTGCTGACGTTGGGACTGACGGCATGCGTCTCCCCGAGAGCCACGACCGCGGCCACGACCCCGACCTGGTGCGAGGACCAGTCGGCGGCCATGATCCTCGGCGATTCCCACAGCACGGGGTACGGGCTGTCCGACTATTCGGGCGGCGGGAGCTACGCGCCGACGGAGGCCGGCTGGACGTCGACTCTGACGCGGCGCGCGTCCGACGAGTGGGGCACGATCACCACCGTGCTCGCGCACAACGGTGCCACGGCGGCCGACTTCCGGCCGGGAGGGCGCTGGGCGGAGACCGCGGGCGCGATCGGGACCGTGCACGACGTGCAACCGGCGCTCGTGATCGTGGCCCTCGGCGCGAGCGAGTTCGCGTCCGACCTCCCGCCCACGGACTTCGACGAGCACTACCGCGCTCTCGTGGAGGGGCTTCAGCAGGCCTCGCCGCGGACCACCGTGTTGTTGCTGGTGCCGCCCGAGCCGGGCGCGCGGCTCGTGCCCGACCCGGTGTATCCGTGGGAGGCGTACACCGCGGTGATCGAGACCGTGACGGCCGACCGGGGCGTCGAACTGCTCGACCTCGGGGAGTACCTGCCCGCGGGTGGCACGCCCGAGGCCGAGGGGCTCTACCTGCCCGACTCGACGCACCTGACGGAGGCCGGGCATCGGGTGGTGCATGCGGCGGTGTGGACGCTGCTCACGGCGCGGTGCGGCCTGTGA
- a CDS encoding SDR family NAD(P)-dependent oxidoreductase, which yields MSERTVLVTGATDGLGRRLVTELIDRGVRVIAHGRDPEKLRAVRDETGAEIVRADLAELRQVDRLATELLQRYERLDVLVNNAGVGFGSDPTRREESADGYELRLAVNYLAAYHLTRRVLPLLRAPARIVNVASVGQAEFDFADPQLRNHYDGMSAYMRSKLALVMFTLDLADQLRAGGVTVNALHPATFMDTTMVRAAGITPTSSVDDGAAAALRLICDDDLAETTGRFFDGTREAAPHPQARDGRARERLRQLSDELVRDALG from the coding sequence CTGTCCGAGCGAACCGTACTCGTCACCGGGGCCACCGACGGCCTCGGCCGACGCCTGGTCACCGAACTGATCGACCGCGGGGTCCGGGTGATCGCCCACGGTCGTGATCCGGAGAAGCTCCGCGCGGTGCGCGACGAGACGGGCGCCGAGATCGTCCGTGCCGACCTCGCGGAACTGCGTCAGGTCGACCGTCTCGCGACCGAGTTGCTCCAACGCTACGAGCGGTTGGACGTCCTGGTGAACAACGCCGGGGTGGGCTTCGGCAGCGATCCCACTCGACGGGAGGAGAGCGCCGACGGCTACGAGTTGCGGCTGGCGGTGAACTACCTCGCCGCCTACCACCTCACCCGCCGCGTCCTTCCTCTGCTGCGGGCTCCCGCTCGCATCGTCAACGTCGCCTCGGTCGGGCAGGCGGAGTTCGACTTCGCCGACCCTCAGCTACGGAACCACTACGACGGCATGTCGGCGTACATGCGCAGCAAGCTGGCGCTGGTGATGTTCACGCTGGACCTCGCCGACCAGCTCCGGGCCGGCGGCGTCACCGTCAACGCCCTGCACCCCGCCACCTTCATGGACACGACGATGGTGCGCGCGGCGGGCATCACCCCGACGAGCAGTGTGGACGACGGCGCGGCCGCGGCCCTGCGGCTGATCTGCGACGACGACCTCGCCGAGACCACGGGACGCTTCTTCGACGGCACCCGTGAGGCGGCCCCGCACCCGCAGGCACGCGACGGGCGGGCGCGAGAACGGCTGCGGCAGCTCAGCGACGAGCTCGTACGCGACGCCCTGGGTTGA
- a CDS encoding M16 family metallopeptidase, producing the protein MAVSELHKFTLDNGLRVVLAPDPTAPVVGVSVHYDVGFRSEPEGRTGFAHLFEHLMFQGSESLEKLAHFRHVQSSGGTFNGSTHPDYTDYFEVLPSAALERALFLEADRMRAPKLTRENLANQIDVVKEEIRLNVLNRPYGGFPWILLPPVLYSTFPNAHNGYGDFTDLEQASLDDCAAFFDTYYSPANAVLTVAGDLDVDRTRDLVEKHFGDVPARPKPQRPSFAEPRPTKELRGSHTDPHAPLPALAVGYRMPDPVGELDAYLAHLVLAGVLTDGDSSRLQQRLVHAEPLVTDVNAGAGLFGPFEARDPDTFSVTAIHPPETSTEQVLDALDAELDALSTTPPGEQELAKVTARWRANLHSDHDRLVSRTLALGSLELLYGDAGLVYELPERIAAVTAEQVSEAAKSLRPDSRAVLEVEPGQGGAQ; encoded by the coding sequence ATGGCCGTCTCCGAGCTACACAAGTTCACCCTCGACAACGGCCTGCGCGTCGTGCTCGCGCCCGATCCGACCGCACCGGTCGTCGGGGTGAGCGTGCACTACGACGTGGGCTTCCGCTCCGAACCGGAAGGGCGCACGGGGTTCGCCCACCTCTTCGAACACCTGATGTTCCAGGGCAGCGAGAGCCTCGAGAAGCTCGCCCACTTCCGCCACGTGCAAAGCAGCGGGGGCACCTTCAACGGCTCCACTCACCCCGATTACACCGACTACTTCGAGGTTCTGCCGTCGGCAGCGCTGGAACGCGCGCTGTTTCTGGAGGCCGACCGCATGCGCGCGCCCAAGCTGACGCGCGAGAACCTCGCCAACCAGATCGACGTGGTGAAGGAGGAGATCCGCCTCAACGTGCTGAACCGGCCCTACGGCGGGTTCCCGTGGATCCTCCTGCCCCCGGTGCTGTACTCGACGTTCCCCAACGCCCACAACGGCTACGGCGACTTCACCGACCTGGAGCAGGCGTCCCTGGACGACTGTGCGGCGTTCTTCGACACCTACTACTCGCCCGCCAACGCAGTCCTCACCGTGGCGGGTGACCTCGACGTGGACCGCACCCGCGATCTGGTGGAGAAGCACTTCGGTGACGTGCCCGCGCGCCCGAAGCCGCAGCGGCCGTCGTTCGCCGAGCCCCGCCCCACCAAGGAGCTGCGCGGCTCGCACACCGACCCGCACGCACCGCTGCCCGCCCTCGCCGTGGGCTACCGGATGCCCGACCCGGTGGGCGAACTCGACGCCTACCTCGCTCACCTCGTCCTGGCCGGGGTGCTCACCGACGGCGACTCGTCGCGGCTGCAGCAGCGGCTCGTGCACGCCGAACCGCTGGTGACCGACGTCAACGCCGGTGCGGGACTCTTCGGTCCGTTCGAGGCGAGAGACCCGGACACGTTCTCGGTGACGGCGATCCACCCTCCGGAGACCTCGACCGAGCAGGTGCTCGACGCGCTGGACGCCGAACTCGACGCGCTGTCCACCACGCCGCCGGGAGAGCAGGAACTCGCCAAGGTGACGGCCCGATGGAGGGCGAACCTGCACTCCGATCACGACCGGTTGGTGTCGCGGACGCTGGCGCTCGGGTCGCTGGAGCTGCTCTACGGTGACGCCGGACTGGTGTACGAGCTGCCCGAGCGCATCGCCGCGGTGACGGCCGAGCAGGTGTCCGAGGCGGCGAAGTCGCTGCGCCCCGATTCGCGTGCCGTTCTCGAGGTGGAACCGGGACAGGGAGGTGCCCAGTGA
- a CDS encoding M16 family metallopeptidase, with translation MSVTSHRSAEEIGRTKQGPRQLPPLGEQRSAAELSHADTVLDNGLRVLAVHKPTVPMVELRLTIPFAGDDPMHPATAEVLAETLLTGTRRRDRIGIDTDLALIGGELSTVVDPEHLRISGGALAEKLPDLLDVLADVLTEASYEDAEVNREAARISERLAVARTQPRVIAREALQRRRYGDHPYTREMPRAEDVAAVVPEGVRSLHAASVLPGGSTLVVVGDVDPDTVVEQVRRALADWSSDARARRLPELPDLTPGDLLLVARPGAVQSQLRLSAQGVPRTDPRYPALQLANLAYGGYFSSRLVENIREDKGYTYGAHSGFEFTGSKATLQVEADTASEVTAAALLETRYELARLGLVPPTDDEVESVRQYAVGTLLIASSSQAGLASQLAALTAVGLGVEWLAEHPRRLAEVTTEQVAEAALEFFSPRRFTGVVVGDADVLAPKLTALGGVEVDGEIVPAR, from the coding sequence GTGAGTGTGACCAGTCACCGTTCCGCCGAGGAGATCGGCCGTACGAAGCAGGGGCCGAGGCAGTTGCCCCCGCTCGGGGAGCAGCGGAGCGCGGCCGAACTGTCGCATGCGGACACCGTGCTGGACAACGGCCTGCGCGTGCTCGCCGTGCACAAGCCCACCGTGCCGATGGTCGAACTTCGGCTGACGATCCCCTTCGCGGGCGACGACCCGATGCACCCGGCCACGGCCGAGGTGCTGGCCGAGACCCTGCTCACCGGCACCCGCCGTCGCGACCGGATCGGCATCGACACCGACCTCGCGCTCATCGGCGGCGAGTTGAGCACCGTGGTCGACCCCGAACACCTCAGGATCTCGGGCGGCGCGCTGGCCGAGAAACTTCCCGACCTGCTGGACGTGCTGGCCGACGTGCTCACCGAGGCCTCGTACGAGGACGCCGAGGTGAACAGGGAGGCCGCCCGGATCTCCGAGCGGCTCGCCGTGGCACGCACCCAGCCCAGGGTGATTGCGCGGGAGGCGTTGCAGCGCAGGCGGTACGGCGACCACCCCTACACGCGTGAGATGCCGCGGGCCGAGGACGTCGCCGCCGTGGTGCCCGAGGGAGTGCGGTCGCTGCACGCGGCGTCGGTGCTGCCCGGCGGGTCCACCCTCGTCGTGGTCGGGGACGTGGACCCGGACACCGTGGTGGAGCAGGTTCGGCGGGCGCTGGCGGACTGGTCGAGCGACGCGCGGGCGCGCCGGCTTCCCGAGCTTCCGGACCTCACGCCCGGTGACCTGCTCCTGGTCGCCAGGCCCGGCGCGGTGCAGTCGCAGTTGCGGCTGTCGGCGCAGGGGGTGCCGAGGACCGATCCGCGCTATCCCGCGTTGCAGCTGGCCAACCTCGCCTACGGCGGGTACTTCTCGTCTCGGCTCGTGGAGAACATCCGCGAGGACAAGGGTTACACCTACGGCGCGCACTCCGGGTTCGAGTTCACCGGGTCCAAGGCCACGTTGCAGGTGGAGGCCGACACGGCGAGCGAGGTGACCGCGGCGGCGTTGCTGGAGACCCGCTACGAACTGGCCCGGTTGGGGCTCGTGCCGCCCACGGACGACGAGGTGGAGTCCGTGCGGCAGTATGCCGTCGGCACTCTGTTGATCGCGTCGTCGTCGCAGGCCGGGCTGGCGAGCCAGTTGGCCGCGTTGACCGCCGTGGGACTCGGGGTGGAGTGGCTCGCGGAGCATCCGCGGCGGCTGGCCGAGGTGACCACCGAGCAGGTGGCCGAGGCGGCGTTGGAGTTCTTCTCGCCCCGGCGTTTCACCGGGGTCGTGGTCGGCGATGCCGACGTCCTCGCGCCGAAGCTGACCGCGCTCGGGGGCGTCGAGGTGGACGGTGAGATAGTGCCGGCTCGATGA
- the nudC gene encoding NAD(+) diphosphatase: MSATSQPSPFRLTTLPALSRSTADRQESLRTDPERLRARWPSARVVRLDSAGRVPVPEDALLGHRSGGVPLATTPALDVAEEVPEEAVFLGRWEDTDYWAVLADPAGPGRRVGLDGGWGLPVEVTVVGNEAWVDLRAHGAVLDDTAAGLLTTAVALRNWHRRARYCARCGGRTTLHQFGWASTCEQCGREEYPRTDPAVICLVHDDVGVNGENVLLARQPTWPPNRYSVLAGFVEAGESLERCVEREIREEVGVAVRDVRYLGSQPWPFPRSIMMGFAARADAVAPLTPARGEIENAQWVSRERVRAALAGNDPELLLPGETSIAHVMVRAWAEARN; the protein is encoded by the coding sequence ATGAGTGCTACGAGCCAACCTTCCCCGTTCCGGCTGACCACCCTTCCCGCGCTGTCCCGGTCGACAGCCGATCGACAGGAGTCGCTCCGCACCGATCCCGAGCGGTTACGGGCTCGGTGGCCCTCGGCGCGAGTCGTCCGCCTCGACAGCGCGGGGCGCGTCCCGGTGCCCGAGGACGCCCTCCTCGGGCACCGATCCGGTGGGGTGCCGCTGGCCACGACGCCCGCCCTCGACGTCGCCGAGGAGGTGCCCGAGGAGGCCGTCTTCCTCGGGCGCTGGGAGGACACCGACTACTGGGCCGTGCTGGCCGATCCCGCGGGGCCCGGACGGCGGGTCGGCCTCGACGGTGGCTGGGGACTGCCGGTGGAGGTCACCGTCGTCGGCAACGAGGCGTGGGTGGATCTGCGAGCGCACGGCGCGGTGCTGGACGACACGGCCGCCGGCCTGCTGACCACCGCCGTGGCGCTGCGCAACTGGCATCGGCGAGCCCGGTACTGCGCTCGGTGCGGGGGGCGGACGACGCTGCACCAGTTCGGCTGGGCCAGCACGTGCGAGCAGTGCGGGCGCGAGGAGTATCCGCGGACGGACCCGGCCGTGATCTGCCTGGTGCACGACGACGTCGGTGTCAACGGGGAGAACGTGCTGCTGGCACGTCAGCCGACGTGGCCGCCGAACCGCTACTCGGTGCTCGCCGGGTTCGTCGAGGCGGGCGAGTCCCTGGAACGCTGCGTGGAGCGGGAGATCCGCGAGGAGGTGGGGGTCGCCGTTCGAGACGTCCGCTATCTCGGCAGCCAGCCGTGGCCGTTCCCACGCTCGATCATGATGGGCTTCGCGGCACGGGCCGACGCCGTGGCGCCGCTCACGCCCGCTCGCGGGGAGATCGAGAACGCCCAGTGGGTGTCCAGGGAGCGGGTTCGAGCCGCCCTCGCCGGGAACGACCCGGAGCTGTTGCTGCCGGGGGAGACGTCCATCGCACACGTCATGGTGCGTGCCTGGGCGGAGGCCCGGAACTGA
- a CDS encoding cobalamin biosynthesis protein CobD/CbiB, translating into MSAARAVGLLLGVVADAMVGESVRGRADATFARLARAVRRRVPVDHPLAGAVHLGAVTGTAVLAGTALERLGRTRPLVNAVTTAAGTWAVLGGARLAADGTALARHLETGDLGATRETLAHWDSRCSRDLDSVALARASVEAVAHNASDTVVSPLLWGAVAGVPGLLASRAVGVARRVVAERPDSRRFALPVSYLDRVVNLLPTRLTAALTVVGAPVVGGSARAAWRAWRRDSVLHPNPNAGRVMAAYAGALEIRLGGRTTYPDGVRELPVLGDGRNPDAGHVTRAVELSRVVGGLAGVTSAAIALVSSLRRRRRSRGRG; encoded by the coding sequence GTGAGCGCAGCGCGGGCTGTGGGACTGCTGCTGGGCGTTGTGGCCGACGCGATGGTCGGCGAGTCGGTGCGGGGGCGAGCGGACGCCACGTTCGCGCGTCTCGCGCGGGCGGTGCGGCGACGCGTCCCCGTGGATCACCCGCTGGCGGGGGCGGTGCATCTCGGTGCGGTGACCGGGACGGCCGTGTTGGCCGGGACGGCGCTGGAGCGCCTCGGCCGTACCCGCCCGCTCGTGAACGCCGTCACCACTGCGGCCGGTACCTGGGCGGTCCTCGGTGGGGCTCGCCTGGCCGCCGACGGCACGGCGCTGGCGAGGCACCTGGAGACCGGTGATCTCGGGGCCACGCGCGAGACCCTGGCGCACTGGGACTCGCGGTGCTCGCGGGATCTCGACTCCGTCGCGTTGGCGCGGGCGTCGGTGGAAGCCGTGGCGCACAACGCCTCCGACACCGTGGTCTCGCCCCTGTTGTGGGGCGCGGTCGCCGGTGTGCCGGGGTTGCTGGCTTCTCGTGCCGTCGGCGTGGCCCGCCGCGTGGTGGCGGAGCGGCCGGATTCCCGGCGGTTCGCCCTGCCCGTCTCCTATCTCGACAGGGTGGTGAACCTGCTGCCCACGCGTCTGACCGCCGCGTTGACCGTCGTCGGGGCTCCCGTGGTCGGCGGATCGGCCCGTGCGGCGTGGCGGGCGTGGCGGCGGGACAGCGTCCTGCACCCCAACCCCAACGCCGGGCGGGTAATGGCCGCCTACGCGGGCGCGCTGGAGATCCGCCTCGGGGGCCGCACGACGTACCCGGACGGGGTGCGGGAGCTGCCCGTGCTCGGCGACGGACGCAACCCCGACGCGGGTCACGTGACCCGCGCCGTCGAGCTGTCCCGTGTGGTGGGTGGGCTCGCCGGGGTGACGTCCGCCGCCATCGCCCTGGTGTCGAGCCTGCGTCGCCGCCGACGTTCCCGCGGGCGCGGCTGA
- a CDS encoding NAD(P)/FAD-dependent oxidoreductase codes for MTEQVNRENTARDVVVIGGGAAGLSGALLLARARRSVVVVDSGEPRNAPAEGVHGLLGREGVSPTDLLARGGEEVRRYGGQVVNDEVTAVERDDTGFTVTLAEGPSLRARRLLVTTGLVDELPDVPGLRSRWGRDVLHCPYCHGWEVRDRAIGVLASGPTSVHQALLFRQWSADVMLFTHDRPAPSPEELERLVARGIDVVDGEVTGVEVVDDRLTGVRLADGTVHEREVVAVAPRARARGGFLAGIGLRPVTHPAGVGEHVPTDPTGRTEVPGVWAAGNVTDPMAQVGAAAAAGATAGARINADLVEEETRLAVSARRGL; via the coding sequence ATGACCGAGCAGGTGAACCGAGAGAACACGGCACGGGACGTGGTGGTGATCGGTGGTGGCGCCGCCGGCCTGAGCGGAGCGTTGTTGCTGGCCCGTGCGCGCCGGTCGGTGGTGGTCGTCGACTCCGGCGAACCACGCAACGCTCCCGCCGAGGGCGTGCACGGGCTGCTCGGCAGGGAGGGCGTGTCCCCCACCGACCTGCTCGCCCGTGGCGGGGAGGAAGTCCGCCGCTACGGCGGCCAGGTGGTGAACGACGAGGTCACCGCGGTCGAGCGGGACGACACCGGCTTCACCGTGACGTTGGCGGAAGGCCCGAGTCTGCGGGCCCGGCGACTGCTGGTGACCACCGGGCTGGTCGACGAACTACCCGACGTGCCGGGGTTACGCTCGCGCTGGGGCCGAGACGTCCTCCACTGCCCCTACTGTCACGGCTGGGAGGTCCGGGACCGGGCCATCGGCGTGCTGGCCTCCGGGCCGACGTCGGTACATCAGGCGCTGCTCTTCCGGCAGTGGAGCGCCGACGTCATGCTGTTCACCCACGACCGTCCCGCCCCGTCCCCCGAGGAGCTCGAACGACTGGTCGCCCGAGGCATCGACGTGGTCGACGGCGAGGTCACCGGCGTGGAGGTGGTGGACGACCGGCTCACCGGCGTGCGGTTGGCCGACGGCACGGTGCACGAGCGTGAGGTGGTGGCCGTCGCGCCGCGGGCGAGGGCCCGCGGCGGTTTCCTGGCCGGGATCGGGCTACGCCCGGTGACGCATCCCGCGGGGGTCGGCGAGCACGTGCCCACCGACCCCACGGGACGGACCGAGGTCCCCGGAGTGTGGGCGGCGGGGAACGTGACCGACCCGATGGCCCAGGTCGGCGCCGCCGCGGCCGCGGGCGCGACGGCGGGGGCCCGGATCAACGCGGACCTGGTGGAGGAGGAGACCCGGCTGGCCGTCTCCGCCCGACGCGGGCTCTGA